CGATGGGCGTTAGCTCTTTCTTGCCGACCCACGGTATGAACCGATTCAACACCTGCGCGCTCAACGACGCGGTTGCAACCGTGAAGGAAACGACATCCCCTTCAATCGAAGTGCGATCGGCTTCACGTCCAGCCACACGAAGTCTTAACGACTTCGGATTGATGGAACGGTCGTTCACCCTTAACGCAAACGGCACAGATGTTTTGTCTTTATCAAGCTCTAAGATTGACTGAACTGCGGACACCCGCGTCTGAGACACTCCCTGGATTTTAAAGGGATAACTTCCATTGTCCGTTTTTATGACGACTTGAACTCCAAATTCATTTGGCTTGCTTATAGCTATTTTTACAAGAAGTTCCGTAGATTCGCCACTCGCTATTATTGAGTCGCGTGGATAGGCCGCTGTGCATCCGCACGTGGTTTTGAGAGTTTGGATCGTAATGCTGTGGCCAAGTTGGTTGTTAACCCGAACCCTCGTTGTGATAGTCTCATCAACAAAACTGTCAGCGGCCTCTAGCACCGGTGGCGGTGCAGGAAATTCCGTGATGGAAACTTCGCCGAGCATCGGAAGCTCGTCTCGCTCGGCCACGGAAAGCTTGATTGTTTCTTCCGAACAAACGGGGGTTGCCAATAAGATTGCAACTAGCACCGAAGCAACTTTCATCCTGATCTCCGTTTGTGGCTCGCTACCTGACCGTTAAATGGTTTTAAGCGTGGCAGGGGGGGGGGGGCAGGGCAATCGCACGTTCAAGTGCGGTTAAATCCGGCGTAAATGCCATCCAGGACGGCGTCATCCCATCCCGCTCGCATACGTTTGCCGCGAATGTTGTCTTTCACAGTAGTGTCGCGTTGCAGAATATTCAGTGCCATGCGACGAATCGCGGCTGAAATTTCCGGGGATGTTCCACGTCGGATTCGGCTGGCGTCTTCGGCAAAAGTTACATCCAAGACATAGTGCTCACTGTTTTCGATCTTCCAATGGTCTCGAATGAATTTGCTCAGGCGTTTCACTTTCGGTGGCAAGCTGCTGATGAAGAACATCGTTTCATCGTGCTCGGCGACG
The Rubripirellula reticaptiva DNA segment above includes these coding regions:
- a CDS encoding DUF1573 domain-containing protein is translated as MKVASVLVAILLATPVCSEETIKLSVAERDELPMLGEVSITEFPAPPPVLEAADSFVDETITTRVRVNNQLGHSITIQTLKTTCGCTAAYPRDSIIASGESTELLVKIAISKPNEFGVQVVIKTDNGSYPFKIQGVSQTRVSAVQSILELDKDKTSVPFALRVNDRSINPKSLRLRVAGREADRTSIEGDVVSFTVATASLSAQVLNRFIPWVGKKELTPIEIKVVRKGFVRLATTNVFVSKGDPSSFRLLMIGDIPSVTDSELKGSLELASETLEFNAILSKRGRAAVADCTIVTERPFDGANGTMTLGDMQFMVNLRDR